In one window of Juglans regia cultivar Chandler chromosome 3, Walnut 2.0, whole genome shotgun sequence DNA:
- the LOC108996494 gene encoding uncharacterized protein LOC108996494, with translation MSAVSGVKRPFVEELPPSPVVSKRLRCSPPALRSREFHPPITAIVDLLQGVLSDKDAQLHEISMQKRKGDLDAAIKRLHDILLGSSASATVDESNPSHQKKVASPGNPLALMKNLPNEGAEFIELLIKELTNAKSVEDAKDRAAKLLGSSEKTVVSSQAYAIVESLGKEKSMLKEQVEKLRQENTVLRRAVVIQHERRQEENGDKDLELQFLKELVPQYRELLRKLEVKNHALTMHLKAAQRKD, from the coding sequence ATGTCTGCAGTCTCTGGAGTTAAGAGGCCATTCGTGGAGGAACTTCCTCCATCGCCTGTTGTTTCCAAGAGGCTCCGTTGTTCTCCTCCAGCCTTGCGGTCTCGTGAGTTTCACCCTCCCATTACCGCCATTGTTGATCTACTCCAGGGCGTGCTTTCTGACAAAGACGCCCAGCTTCACGAGATATCAATGCAAAAACGTAAAGGCGATTTAGACGCTGCCATCAAGCGCCTGCATGATATTCTGTTAGGGTCATCTGCATCAGCCACTGTTGATGAATCAAATCCGAGTCACCAGAAGAAAGTTGCTTCTCCGGGAAACCCATTGGCCCTCATGAAGAACCTTCCCAATGAGGGAGCCGAATTCATCGAGTTGCTTATTAAGGAACTGACGAATGCTAAAAGTGTGGAAGACGCCAAAGATCGCGCCGCGAAATTGCTCGGGAGTTCAGAGAAGACCGTCGTGAGTTCACAGGCTTATGCCATTGTAGAAAGTCTTGGAAAAGAGAAGTCGATGTTGAAAGAGCAAGTTGAAAAGCTGAGGCAGGAGAATACCGTTCTCAGACGCGCGGTGGTTATCCAGCACGAACGGCGCCAGGAAGAAAACGGGGATAAGGATCTGGAGTTGCAATTTCTGAAGGAGTTGGTTCCTCAGTATAGGGAGCTACTGAGAAAACTTGAGGTGAAGAACCATGCATTGACGATGCATTTGAAGGCGGCTCAGAGAAAAGACTGA
- the LOC109011094 gene encoding pentatricopeptide repeat-containing protein At5g44230 — protein sequence MVSFYRKFSLIAIPKLVPQEQRLPRSTKIFIPFSQLQQRKLLEVRLVSVLHGCTNLTEIKQVHAHILRMGLEQCCYVLTKLIRILTSLHVPVHPYPYLVFQQVKYPNPFLWTALIRGYAIQGPFSESVVLYNRMRREGTGPVSFTFSALFKACGAVLDVNLGRQIHAQTIVIGGFASDLYVGNTMIDMYVKCGFLNCGRKVFDEMGERDVVSWTELIVAYAKHGDMDSAGELFQGLPMKDMVVWTAMVTGYAQNARPREALQCFEKMQEVGVETDDVTLVGVISACAQLGAAKYANWVRDVAEKSGFGPTENVVVGSALIDMYSKCGSVEEAYKIFEGMKERNVFSYSSMIVGFAMHGCAHAAMQLFHEMLKTETRPNKVTFIGVLTACSHAGLVEQGRQLFLTMDKCFGVSPLADHYACMVDLLGRAGRLEEALELVETMPMEPHGGVWGALLGACRIHGNPDIAQIAANHLFELEPNRIGNYILLSNIYASAGRWDDVSSLRKLMRKKGLKKNPGCSWVEAKKGVIHEFYAGDMSHPKSIEIKQALDDLLDILKAHGYQPILSSVTYDVSNEEKQRILMSHSEKLALAYGLLSTDAGCSIKIMKNVRICDDCHAFMCSASQATGREIVIRDNMRFHHFHDGACSCGDFW from the coding sequence ATGGTCTCTTTCTACCGTAAATTCTCCCTCATTGCTATCCCAAAGCTAGTTCCTCAAGAGCAACGGCTACCACGATCAACTAAAATATTCATACCTTTCTCTCAGCTTCAGCAGCGAAAACTTCTAGAGGTGCGGCTCGTCTCTGTTCTCCATGGCTGCACCAACCTCACCGAAATCAAACAAGTCCACGCCCACATCCTCCGCATGGGCCTTGAACAATGTTGCTACGTTCTCACCAAGCTTATACGTATCCTCACTAGCCTCCACGTTCCGGTTCACCCCTACCCTTACCTTGTCTTCCAACAGGTCAAGTACCCAAACCCATTCCTCTGGACTGCTCTCATCCGCGGGTATGCTATCCAAGGTCCCTTTTCCGAATCGGTTGTTTTGTATAATCGCATGAGAAGGGAAGGTACTGGGCCAGTCTCGTTCACGTTCTCTGCACTTTTTAAGGCTTGCGGTGCAGTTCTTGACGTAAATTTAGGGCGACAAATCCATGCGCAAACAATTGTGATTGGTGGGTTTGCTTCTGATTTGTATGTTGGCAATACTATGATAGATATGTATGTAAAATGCGGGTTTTTAAATTGTGGGCGCAAAGTGTTTGACGAAATGGGTGAAAGGGATGTGGTTTCTTGGACCGAGTTGATTGTTGCTTATGCGAAGCATGGTGATATGGATTCAGCAGGGGAATTGTTTCAAGGGTTGCCTATGAAGGATATGGTGGTGTGGACTGCGATGGTCACAGGCTATGCTCAAAATGCTAGGCCAAGGGAGGCGTTGCAGTGTTTCGAGAAAATGCAGGAGGTGGGTGTGGAGACCGATGATGTTACATTGGTTGGTGTCATTTCGGCTTGTGCACAATTGGGTGCGGCTAAGTATGCTAATTGGGTGCGAGATGTTGCTGAGAAATCGGGATTTGGGCCCACTGAGAATGTTGTTGTGGGATCTGCATTGATAGATATGTACTCAAAGTGTGGAAGTGTTGAGGAAGCATATAAGATTTTTGAAGGAATGAAGGAAAGGAATGTGTTTTCTTATAGTTCAATGATTGTGGGATTTGCGATGCATGGTTGCGCTCATGCAGCAATGCAGTTGTTTCATGAGATGTTGAAGACTGAGACAAGACCCAACAAAGTCACTTTTATTGGGGTGCTTACAGCATGCAGCCATGCAGGCTTGGTTGAACAAGGTCGGCAATTATTTCTGACCATGGACAAATGTTTTGGTGTTTCTCCTTTGGCAGATCACTATGCTTGCATGGTAGATCTGCTTGGTCGGGCTGGACGGCTGGAAGAAGCACTTGAGCTTGTTGAAACAATGCCCATGGAACCCCACGGAGGTGTGTGGGGAGCACTGCTTGGAGCATGTCGCATTCATGGAAATCCTGACATTGCTCAGATTGCTGCTAACCATCTCTTTGAGCTAGAACCTAATCGTATTGGAAACTACATCTTGCTTTCTAACATATATGCATCGGCGGGTAGGTGGGATGATGTTTCTAGTTTGAGGAAGTTGATGAGAAAGAAGGGCTTGAAAAAGAATCCTGGGTGTAGCTGGGTTGAAGCAAAAAAGGGGGTAATTCACGAGTTCTATGCAGGTGATATGAGCCATCCAAAATCCATTGAGATTAAGCAGGCATTGGATGATCTGCTGGACATATTAAAGGCTCATGGGTACCAGCCAATACTAAGTTCTGTCACTTATGATGTTAGTAATGAGGAGAAGCAGCGTATACTGATGAGTCATAGTGAGAAGCTAGCCTTGGCATATGGGCTGCTCAGTACAGATGCCGGTTGCTCGATTAAGATCATGAAGAATGTCAGAATATGCGATGATTGCCATGCGTTCATGTGTAGTGCATCTCAAGCTACTGGGCGGGAGATTGTTATAAGGGATAACATGAGATTTCATCACTTTCATGATGGGGCATGCTCTTGTGGTGATTTTTGGTGA
- the LOC108979235 gene encoding glucan endo-1,3-beta-glucosidase 13-like isoform X2, which translates to MSMKGWALQCLLLLECYLADSVAQEKADTAIPVTTLSPPEGNTTFLDGTTWCVALAGVSQVDLKNALDWACGLGMADCREIQEGGACSQPDTLLSRASYAFNNYYQQNGNSDIACNFGGTATVTKANPSYGKCVYASGSLVSSAPMLSKHNPISIMWWKLIAAAVVLGRLIQLV; encoded by the exons ATGTCGATGAAAGGATGGGCTTTGCAGTGCCTTTTGTTGTTGGAATGCTATCTGG CAGACTCAGTAGCGCAAGAGAAAGCAGATACAGCAATTCCAGTGACAACATTGTCACCTCCTGAAGGCAACACAACTTTCCTTGATGGCACGACATGGTGCGTGGCCCTTGCCGGGGTTTCCCAAGTTGATTTGAAGAATGCATTAGACTGGGCCTGTGGACTGGGGATGGCAGACTGCAGAGAAATCCAAGAGGGTGGAGCATGTTCTCAGCCGGACACTCTCTTGTCTCGTGCATCCTATGCTTTTAACAACTATTACCAACAGAACGGGAATTCTGATATTGCTTGCAATTTTGGAGGAACTGCCACTGTAACTAAAGCCAACCCAA GTTATGGAAAATGTGTCTACGCATCTGG GTCCTTGGTCTCTTCAGCACCTATGCTGTCCAAGCATAATCCGATCTCCATCATGTGGTGGAAACTTATAGCGGCTGCTGTTGTACTTGGGAGACTGATCCAGCTTGTTTAG
- the LOC108979235 gene encoding glucan endo-1,3-beta-glucosidase 13-like isoform X1 gives MSMKGWALQCLLLLECYLVLTADSVAQEKADTAIPVTTLSPPEGNTTFLDGTTWCVALAGVSQVDLKNALDWACGLGMADCREIQEGGACSQPDTLLSRASYAFNNYYQQNGNSDIACNFGGTATVTKANPSYGKCVYASGSLVSSAPMLSKHNPISIMWWKLIAAAVVLGRLIQLV, from the exons ATGTCGATGAAAGGATGGGCTTTGCAGTGCCTTTTGTTGTTGGAATGCTATCTGG ttttgacaGCAGACTCAGTAGCGCAAGAGAAAGCAGATACAGCAATTCCAGTGACAACATTGTCACCTCCTGAAGGCAACACAACTTTCCTTGATGGCACGACATGGTGCGTGGCCCTTGCCGGGGTTTCCCAAGTTGATTTGAAGAATGCATTAGACTGGGCCTGTGGACTGGGGATGGCAGACTGCAGAGAAATCCAAGAGGGTGGAGCATGTTCTCAGCCGGACACTCTCTTGTCTCGTGCATCCTATGCTTTTAACAACTATTACCAACAGAACGGGAATTCTGATATTGCTTGCAATTTTGGAGGAACTGCCACTGTAACTAAAGCCAACCCAA GTTATGGAAAATGTGTCTACGCATCTGG GTCCTTGGTCTCTTCAGCACCTATGCTGTCCAAGCATAATCCGATCTCCATCATGTGGTGGAAACTTATAGCGGCTGCTGTTGTACTTGGGAGACTGATCCAGCTTGTTTAG